The Fibrobacter sp. UWB5 genomic sequence GTTCAGTTGGCGTTCTCCATCGATGTCGCAGAGAATCAAGTCGCCCTTGTAGTTTTCAAGCCACTTGTCGAATTCAACGGGGCCTTCGATTGCGGTCATCCAAGCTTTCTTGGATTGCTTCAGGCTCACGAGGCTCTTGAGCTCGGCGCGGCGCACCGTCTTCTTCAAATCGGAATTCTTGGGCTCCTGCGAAAAGTCCGTGCGCAAGAAGATGATTTTGTCGATTTCAGTTTGCGCCGCATGGAATACGACTTCTTCCAAGGCGTCGTCCTTGAGGCAGGCGATTCCGAGCGACACCTTGGGCCGCGGGCGTTCCGCCTCGATCACTTTGTCCACCCGAACTACACAGGCCTTTGCGTCGGCCACATCGATGACTGCGTCAGCGAAGTGCCCCACGCCATCGGACAGCTGCAAAACATCGCCTGCGCACGCCCTGCACACGCGCACTGCGTGCGTACTCTCGTTCTCGTCAAGGGTAATGGTGCCGACCGAAATCAGCGGGCAATAAAAGCGACTATCGGGTGTCTTCATGTAACCAAAGATAGAATCTTTTGCTATTTTGAGGAACATGCCGAAGCGCACCCCTATAAAAGCTGTCGTATTTGACCTCGACGGAACCTTGTACCTGAGTGGCCGCCCCTACCCGAAGGCGGTCAAGACGGTTTGCCGCGTCGCCAAGCAAGTGCCTGTCTACTATTTGAGCAACAATACCAGCAAGTCGCCGGTCTTCTACGAAAACCGCCTCAAGGTCATGGGGCTCCCGCTGGCCGACGATGCCATTATTTCGGCTTTGTACCTTTCGCTCGACGCCATTCACGAAGAAGGCATCAAGAACGTGTTTTTCTTTGCAAACCCCGAAGTCACGGAATGGTTTGCCGCGCAAGACACGACGCTGAACCTGCGTCCCGATGTCAAGGACACCGAGCTGGTGCTGATCGCTTACCATAACAGCTTCGACTACCGCGAACTTTGCGAACTGTCGTTCCGCGTGCAGCGCAAGATCCCGTTCTGGGTCACGCATACCGACTTCGTCTGCCCCGATGCAAACGGCCCCGTGCCCGATATCGGAAGTTTCATGGCGCTCCTCAAGACTGCTTACGGCGTAGAACCTGAACGCAGCTTCGGTAAGCCGAATCCTGCCATGCTTTCGGGCCTTCTCAAAAAGTACCAGCCCGAAGAGATTCTGTTCGTGGGCGACCGCCTGTATACGGACTTTGAACTCGCCAAGCGCAGTGGCTGCCGCTTCGTGCTCCCGCTCTGTGGCGAAACCAAGCAGCAAGATCTGGACAAGCTGACCGTCAAGCCCGAGTTTGTTGTCGACATGGTGAGCGATATCGATTTTGATTCATTCTTCAAGGGTGAAATCTGATTTTAAAAAATGGAGAAAATATGATTAAGCACTTTGCAAATTTTGGAATCCTGGGCGCTTTCGCCTTGGTGTCGTCTGCGGCTTTGGTGGCTTGCGGTGACGATTCCTCTTCCGGAATTTTCAGCATGGAAAAGTCCTTCGAGATGGTTCTCGACAAGGCAAAGTATGACTACAACAAGAAGGATTCTACCTTCAAGCGTATTGAACCGGTCTGTAAAGAAGGCACGCTCGGTAACTTGGTCGGACCTGCCGAAGCCGACATGTGGGATACCCTTACATACAAAGCCTACGAAAACAAGGGCATTATTACCATCATGAAGGGTAAAGATGTCGTGGGTAAGTATAACCTCAGCGATGGTTCTTTCCCGAGGGCTTTCTGGGGTGATGAAGAAAACACCTCCAAGAAGATCCAGGGCGGTTACCGCCTGAACAAGAAAAACGTGATGAACCGCGTGATTCGTTACGACGGCAACTGCTTCATGAAGGATTACTATTCCGTATTCAACAAAGAAGTCAACGCGATCGAAAATATCGATGCCAAGCTCAAGGAATTCTACGCCCGTTTCCAGACCAAGGAAGGCCCGGTGGACGACAAGCAGATGCTGGCCGACATTCGCGCCATCGACTGCGATGAACTTTCCTTGTACGACGGTCTCGTAAAGATTCGCGTCCAGGACTTCAAGGAATCCCAGGGCAGAATCATCATTTCTTACGACAAGCGTTCTTGCAATGTGGACTTCCACCTGCGTTACGCCTTCGAACAAAAGGATTGCGAAGCCGCCTATGCCGACTACAAGGACAGCAAGAGCAAGGAAACGTTTGATTTCAACGATTTCTTCTTTGACGTCACTTACAGCGGCAATGACGAAGAATACTGCCTTGACTACCTGATTCTTGACCTCAAGAAAGAAAAGGGAATTCCGACCACCAAGTCAATCCAGCCGGGCGAATTCGCACGCGGCATCGTGAAATTGATGGTCAACGGCATGAAATAAAAACAGAAAGCTTCTAAAAACAGAAAGGCTCCCTTGCGGGAGCCTTACTAATATACGGGTAAAATCTTAGCGGAGGTCGGCCACGCAGCGAACGTAGAGGCCTTTAGAGAGGCTTTCGTCGGTGCGGTTGATGCTGTGGGCCATGCTGCGGAATTCCCAGGAGCGGGCGGTGTTCTTTTTCACCTTGGAAGCAGACCAGTAGTGACCGGTGTTATCGCCTTCGCAGTAACCGTCCCAGTCCTTGCAGCCGCCCTTGCCCAGGTTGTTCCAGTCCAGCTTGGACTGATCTTTCTGGTAGTCGCGCCATTCGCCGTCGTTGGGGAGGTGCCAGCCGTTGGGGCATGCCTTGGAGGCTTCCTTATGGCTGTAGAAACGTCCGAATTTCTTGCAGTTGCCTTCGTCTTCGAGCAAGCACTGCTTGGGGGTAGAAAGGCTATAGGAGAGATTGTTCTTCATCCATGCCTTGTCGCCACGAATTTCAACTTTGTAGGTCTTGCCGTCGCGGGTGTCGGTGAGCGTGTTGCCGTCCTTGGAAATGTTCTTGCTTTCAAGGGCGAGCGCAAAAAGTTCTTCTTCGCTCAAATTCTGCTCGGGCTGTTCAATCTTGGCGGCTTTGCCCTTGTGGACCAGGTTCGTCTTCTTGACAGACACCTTCGTCATCTTGTGCATGCCCATCTTCTTGGGACCGGCAGCAAAGCTAGCGCCACAGCAAAGGGCGAGAACTGCAGTTGCAGCGACCAGACGATTGAACTTGATACCAAACATTTCCATACTCCTGAGGCATTTTGTTGCGCCTACACTTTTGAATATATACAGGAGTTTTTGGAAAAGATTCTTACAAATTTATTTCAAAATCGGAGTGTGACGCCGGCAACATTCGGCCCTACCCAAAATGAGTACTTTTCGTCCCGTTTTTTGTGCATCTCCAGGATTCCGATGCTGACACCGGTTCCAACAAGCGCTCCGACCAGCACGTCTGTAAAGTAATGTTTACCCGCGGCGATGCGGAGTACGCTTTCGATGGTGGCAAGCGAGTAGGCCGATGCCCTCATGATTCCTTTGTAGGGGGAGTTCGGGTAGGCCGTCCTGAACCATTGGTCGGTAAAGGTGGCGACTGTAAAAGCGGCGGTGGTGTGCCCCGAAAAGAACGACCCGTAGGCCTCCGATTTGGCGCTTTCGGCCTTTTCACGCCCTTCGCCCGATTCTGCATACATGTAGGGGCGGGGCCAGATTTCGAGCGAGCGCATGGCCACGTTGATTCCGTTTCCGATGCCAATGGCCTGGAAAAACATCAAGGTGAAGGTGGCGAATTCACCCCCGGTGGAGCTTCCGTCGTGCCAGGCGATGCCGCCGACCACCAGCGGGGCAATGGCTAAAACGGACCCGATGTCGCTCGCCTTGTCGGCAGATTCGCTGTAGCGGCCGGCCAGGGGCTTGTCCCAGGGCAAAAGGTCGTCTTTGTCTTTCATCGTTTCGGGGGTCTCCATGCGGGAATAAGGGAACATGCCGATTCCGAACATGCCGCCCGCGGCCAATGTGACCGGGATATCGTTTTCAAGGTTCAGCTCGTATGTAGGGCGTTCCACTTCAGAAGCTTGCGCAAAAACCATCAGGAACAAAATACCTACAATCAATGACCTTTTGAAAATTCGCATACAGCCCCTAAGCTAAAAAAATTATATTGCTTTATCGTAAACGAATGGAGCTTTTGTGGCAGATTCTTTAAATACTCGCGAACCGATTGTACCCAGCATGGACCTTTTCGGAGCCATTTCCGACGAAATGCGCCTCAAAATCCTGTTGCTTCTGGACCAGGCGGAATTCACCGTCAACGAAATCAAGGATATCCTGGATATCCACCAGAGTAACGCGAGCCGCCACCTGGCAAAGCTTTCTGCTTGCAACTTGCTCAAGGACCGCCGCGACGGCATCAAGGCCTATTACCGCCTGAGCGAAGAACTGTACCTGAGCACCCGCATGCTTTCGATGATCCGCGATGCCTACGAAGAACTCCCGGACAAGGATATTCTCAAATGCCGTGCCGCCCAGGTGCTCGAAGACCGCACCGACAAGACCAAGGGCCAGATCCACAAGCTCGACCAGGCGGGCGGTAGCCTCAAGGCGCAAATCAGCCTGTTCGGTCGCCTCATGTACCCGTTCGAAAACGCGGTCGATGTGGGCTGTGGCGAAGGCGGCGATCTCACGCTCATACTCTGCAACAGCTGCAAGCGCGTAACTGCCCTCGACTACGACCCGAAAATCATCAGCGGGCTCCAGAAGATTTTAAAGCAGAAGAACATCCAAAACGTGACGCCCAAGGTGGCCGACATGGTCAGCACGGGTCTGCCCGACAACTTTGCCGACCTCGTGCTCATGAGTCAGGTACTTCACCACGCCAAGGACCCGCGCCTTGCCCTCAAGGAGGCGGTCCGTATCCTCAAGCGCGGCGGAACTCTTGCCCTGCTTGACTTGGCTCAGCACAAGGAAGAATCCTTCCGCACCACGCACGGTCACATTTGGCTTGGCTTTGACCGCAGTCAGCTAGAATTCTTTGTGAAGGAATTCAACTGCGATGTCGTCTCCAGCGAAATCATCCCGAGCGAAAACGAAGTCGACAAGAAGCTGCCCGTCATTTGCATGATTCTGAAAAAGAAGTAGCGGACATGTCATCCTGAGTTAAACGAAACTTAGAACTTTAGTTCTCTAGTTGAGTTATGCCCTTTGGGTAGAAGCGAAGGATCTCTACTGATTTTTTTTCACATTTCTTGTTGCGCCGAGCGAAAAAATTGTATATCTTATAGGTAGAGCTTTTTATAGGAGAATATCATGGGTAAGATTATCAAGTATGTCGCAATTGCCGCCGCTTGCATTATTTCGGCATTTGGTGTGTATTGCCTGATCAAGTATTCTTCTGCCGACGACAAACTCGAAAACAAGTCGGAAGATTAATTTTACGTTTATTTTTGTAAATGAATCGGCTATGCAATATAGCCGCTTTTGTTGTTTGTACAGACAACTGTCTATTTCCTACCGTCTACTTTAACTAAATTAACTGCATGAATTTCCTAAACAAGAAGCCCGCATTTTTTGTGGCGGTTTCCGCCATTTTCCTTGGAATTTTGCTGATCGTGTTCCGCGACTTTGCGTTCGACCCGAACCAGCTCATGCTCAACAGCGACCAGCTGAACGGTATCGGTAGCCGCATTCTGCGTGCCGAAAGTGCCGTGCTCACGGAATGGGACGATTCCCGCCTGGGTGGCGTGCCCACGATCGATGCCTTGTTCGCCGACGCTTACCATCCGCTGGTATGGGTGCAGTTCCTGATGGATCCGGCCCGCGCCGTGGGCTTCAAGTTTATCCTCACGCTGTGGGTGGCCTTCATGAGTGCCATGGCTCTCGCCTGGAACCTGACGGGGAACCGCTGGTGGGCGGGCCTCCTCGGCATGCTTTACGCTTTTTCGCCGGAATTTTTCACCTACCTCTACGGCGGCCACGATGGCAAGATGATGGTTTTTGCGATTGCCCCGCTTTCGCTGCTCGCTATCAGGAAGATTGTGCGTTCGGGTAGTGTCCCTTACATGATTGTACTTGCGCTCTCGGTCGCGTGGATGATTCTCGGTTCGCACCTGCAGCTCACTTACTTGTTCCTGTGGGGAGCCGGCCTTTACACACTTTACGAAGTCGCCTTCCATTGTGATGCCCTAAAGACTCGCGGCAAGCGCCTTGGCCTTGCGGCAGTGGGCCTCGGTTTTGGACTTGCGCTTTCTTGCTTCCAGATTGTGCCGCCCTACATGTACACCACTACGCAGTCGGTGCGCGGCGACGACAGCCATACCAATTATGGCCACGCCGTCAGCTGGTCCTTGCACCAAGAAGAAATGGCGCAGATTCTGTTGCCGGGCTTTGTGGGCGTAGACGTTTACGAACAGAACGAAAAGACGGGCGACCTCGAAGGCTCCTCTTTCGTAAGCTTCTCCATGGATGAATACCGCAAGCTGCAGGGCGGCTCTCCGTTCTACTGGGGCCACAATGCGTTCAAGCTCGACCACAACAATGCGGGCGCGCTCCTTACCTTCCTCGGATTCCTTTGTCTGTTCCTGCCGGGCAAGCGCCGCTATGCGGCTTTCTGGGGCTTGGGTGCTGTCGTAGCTTTGAGCTACGGCATGGGCGACCATTCTCCGCTGTTCAAGCTGTGGTACAATGTGCTCCCCGGTGTCAAGAACTTCCGTGCTCCGGGCATGGCCCTGTTCTGGTTGCCGCTGTTGCTGGTGATGATGGCTGGCCCGGTTCTCAAGGCTTTGAGCGCCGAAGGCAAGACTCCTGAAGAAGCCGCCGAAGCCGAAGACAACCGTCGCGCCCTGTTGCATGGTTCTGCCATGTATGGCGTGCTCCTGGTGCTTGCCTTGATTGCCCGTTTTGCCTGGACAACCTTTATTGGCCCTGTCGGCTTGGTGGTGATGATTGTTT encodes the following:
- a CDS encoding FISUMP domain-containing protein, with translation MEMFGIKFNRLVAATAVLALCCGASFAAGPKKMGMHKMTKVSVKKTNLVHKGKAAKIEQPEQNLSEEELFALALESKNISKDGNTLTDTRDGKTYKVEIRGDKAWMKNNLSYSLSTPKQCLLEDEGNCKKFGRFYSHKEASKACPNGWHLPNDGEWRDYQKDQSKLDWNNLGKGGCKDWDGYCEGDNTGHYWSASKVKKNTARSWEFRSMAHSINRTDESLSKGLYVRCVADLR
- a CDS encoding phosphatase PAP2 family protein, yielding MVFAQASEVERPTYELNLENDIPVTLAAGGMFGIGMFPYSRMETPETMKDKDDLLPWDKPLAGRYSESADKASDIGSVLAIAPLVVGGIAWHDGSSTGGEFATFTLMFFQAIGIGNGINVAMRSLEIWPRPYMYAESGEGREKAESAKSEAYGSFFSGHTTAAFTVATFTDQWFRTAYPNSPYKGIMRASAYSLATIESVLRIAAGKHYFTDVLVGALVGTGVSIGILEMHKKRDEKYSFWVGPNVAGVTLRF
- a CDS encoding metalloregulator ArsR/SmtB family transcription factor, giving the protein MADSLNTREPIVPSMDLFGAISDEMRLKILLLLDQAEFTVNEIKDILDIHQSNASRHLAKLSACNLLKDRRDGIKAYYRLSEELYLSTRMLSMIRDAYEELPDKDILKCRAAQVLEDRTDKTKGQIHKLDQAGGSLKAQISLFGRLMYPFENAVDVGCGEGGDLTLILCNSCKRVTALDYDPKIISGLQKILKQKNIQNVTPKVADMVSTGLPDNFADLVLMSQVLHHAKDPRLALKEAVRILKRGGTLALLDLAQHKEESFRTTHGHIWLGFDRSQLEFFVKEFNCDVVSSEIIPSENEVDKKLPVICMILKKK
- a CDS encoding HAD-IIA family hydrolase, which encodes MPKRTPIKAVVFDLDGTLYLSGRPYPKAVKTVCRVAKQVPVYYLSNNTSKSPVFYENRLKVMGLPLADDAIISALYLSLDAIHEEGIKNVFFFANPEVTEWFAAQDTTLNLRPDVKDTELVLIAYHNSFDYRELCELSFRVQRKIPFWVTHTDFVCPDANGPVPDIGSFMALLKTAYGVEPERSFGKPNPAMLSGLLKKYQPEEILFVGDRLYTDFELAKRSGCRFVLPLCGETKQQDLDKLTVKPEFVVDMVSDIDFDSFFKGEI
- a CDS encoding 16S rRNA (uracil(1498)-N(3))-methyltransferase, which codes for MKTPDSRFYCPLISVGTITLDENESTHAVRVCRACAGDVLQLSDGVGHFADAVIDVADAKACVVRVDKVIEAERPRPKVSLGIACLKDDALEEVVFHAAQTEIDKIIFLRTDFSQEPKNSDLKKTVRRAELKSLVSLKQSKKAWMTAIEGPVEFDKWLENYKGDLILCDIDGERQLNLSGDGSGANENDAPITLLVGPEGGFSPREIEAIKTFQNGKVHLLNLGNTRLRARTAAIIALGKIL